TACTCCGCCAAACACTCCCTTATTTTGATGCATGCTCTTCTCCACCACCACAACCACCGCTTCCCCCTACATCATTCGCTTTTCTCCTCCCTCCGCCGCAATGAGTTCCGCAATCGCGCTACCCTTGATTTCTCTCTCCAAATCCGCCTTCTCCGACCCCAATTCCTTCAAGAGCTCCGTCTCTCTGAggtttagaaatgagactaggATGGTTTCGCGGTCGAATTTGGGGAAATATAGGGTTTTCATGAGTGTCGCCGTTGGATCGGATGCGGCGGTCATTGATGACGCACTGTTCAAGGACTACACGCCTTCTACTGCTTTCCTCTTCCCCGGCCAGGTCAGTGTTTGAATTGAGCTTTTGCAGTTTGGTTTTAGTTATGCGGTTAATGTCTTACAGATTTGATTCGCTGATTAAGTTTTGGATTAGTACTTCAATTTGTAGCTCCATTGTTGTTTAATTTACACTGGATAGTTTAATGTTGCACAATGAACTGCAAAGAGTGTTTATTTGATGATCAAGTTGCTTGTTAGTTTCCTTTGTTGTTACTGGACCTTCAATAAGTACTTCCTTGCTAGTGCTACGATCAAAGTTACAACACTGTGTGAATTAGTAGTTCAATTGATTCATGTCTGGAATCATATACTATAAGGAACTTCTTCGTACTGGTATATTGAAATTACACAAAAAGTTAAGCTCAGGTTTACTTATAAATAAATGTGTATAGATGAAACTGTCACTGTTTTGTTGAAATGCTTTTAGGACATTAGTTCTTGTGTATCTGTTGATGCTTCATTGAAATGATATGCTGACTGTTTGTGTCGTATATGTGTTATTTCTCATATTTTTACTTCTTTGAAGGGTGCACAAGCCGTTGGAATGGGGTTGGAAGCTCAAAAGGTGCCTGCTGCAGCTGAATTGTACAAGAAAGCTAATGATATTTTAGGGTAGGCTCAACACTATGAACTAGTAGTTCTCTGCTTTTCCAAATGTTATATTCATGCTCTAAGTTTTTCCTAAATTGGCTACACTAATCTGCTGTCGTATTTTGTCATTGCAATTACATAAATTACTCGTAAACAAATATTATATTGTTGAATAATTTAAGAAGTTGAAACTTGACAATGTTCCCACATGGTGCTCCCTtaaaatgtgttaacttttgaTACCTTACTTAACTTGGTCCAATCGTCCGATACCAATAGATCTTCTTGCCATACTTGAAATGTGACTGTGTGAGAGGTTTAGGTGTTGACAAATGACAATAGACTAACAGGTTATCGCATAGATACAAATAAAGAGCATAGTGGTTTTATCATGACAAGAGGAAGTCACTTGGGATTGTCCACTTATCACTACGGCATATTCAAATGATGGGTTAAATTGTGGTTTTACTTCTAACGTTACCATTTGAAATTAGTTTTCTGGACTTCTGTGTACTTTTCATTTTGGTTGGTGTCCTCTCTAATAAGTATTATAGAAGTTCAGTATCTTAcaccatttttttaattgaattaaggTTCGACCTTTTGGATATTTGCATTAGTGGACCAAAAGAGAAACTTGATTCCACCGTCTTAAGCCAGGTATACTGTAATTTTGTTACAGAAAGAAGATATGTGATATTAATCATTATTTTAAACGACACAACTTTGAAAATACCATCTGTAGGACCCTAATACAGTCTTGAAATATCTTATACAGTAAAGGCATTTTCTTGATATGATCTAAGACAGTAGTGCTTCATCAGCTAACACACGCTCCATTCTCAAAGTTTATTCCTAATTTGAAGGACACACAATCTTATTGTAAAAAGGAATTTATGGACTGATACATATCCTGAATCAATTTCCCAGCCAGCTATCTATGTTACAAGTTTAGCTGCAGTTGAGGTGCTTCGAGCTAGTGATGGAGGTCAGCAAATAATTGACTCTGTTGACGTCACATGTGGTCTAAGCTTAGGAGAATACACGGCCCTTGCATTTGCTGGAGCATTCAGGTATACTGCCAAGTGCCAACTGAGTCTAGTGTTTTATTCGGATAGCATTGTTAAATATGTTATGGTTGGCCTAATTTTTATACATTCATATGATATGCTGCCTCAAGTAAATATATCTCTGATGATGGTCTCTTTGTTGGTCCAGCTTTGAAGATGGGCTTAAGTTAGTGAAGTTAAGGGGTGCGGCAATGCAGGTACATACACATTCAGTTAAATCAGGAGTAGTTATGTGAATTAACATCATGTTTCTGTAATATAAAAACGTGTTCTCTTGCAACCACCAGGATGCTGCTGATGCTGCTCAAAGTGCCATGGTTAGTATTATTGGACTAGACTCTGATAAAGTGCAGGCACTCTGTGATGCTGCGAACGAAGATGTAGATGAAGCAAATAAAGTTCAAATTGCAAACTTCTTGTGCACTGTAAGTTTGTATATGCCGGATTCCATATTTAAATAGGGATGACAATAGGTCAGAATCAAATTAATGTAGTATCTCACACTCTGAGCCCCAATCTCTAATCTTAACCCTATTAACATCTACAACCTTAATGTTCTTCTAACAATAATAATCAAAGAACAGTCAAAACAAAAAATGTTAAACAACTAAATTTAATAATGCCCTTGTCCTAATaaaggaaaataattatttgacTATTCCCATTCCCTTTTACCCAGTTGGACTGAAAAGAATTCCTACTCACCCTCCGTTCAGGCTGAGTCTGGCTGACTATCAGATTTCCATGTAGGATTTAGGGGAAACTGCCATCCCTACGCTATATTGGTCACTCTGCTTACCTTGGTCACACTCACCCAAATTACTTGTTCTCGCAGGGAAACTATGCTGTCTCTGGAGGCCTTAAAGGAATTGAAGCAGTTGAAGCAAAGGCGAAAGCATTTAAAGCTCGAATGACAGTAATACTCTCATTGTCTTGGCATTGCCCTTAGTCAATTTGTGCACCAGATTTTTTACCTCACATATGAACTTAGGTCCGATTAGCAGTTGCTGGAGCTTTCCACACAGGTTTCATGGAGCCTGCCGTATCAAGATTAGAAGCCGCTTTGGCATCGACTGTAATCAGAAAACCCAGAATACCAGTCATATCCAACGTTGACGCAGAACCGCATGCAGACCCAGAGACGATCAAGAAAATACTTGCTCGCCAGGTAAACATGGCTTCCATTAATTATCTTCAGGAACCTGATTATATCCAATCATTCATGTCTATTGGCAATTCTAGGTGACTTCTCCTGTCCAATGGGAGACAACCGTGAAAACCTTGTTGAGCAGAGGCTTGAAAAAAGGCTATGAATTAGGACCCGGGAAGGTAGAACTCAAACACTGTTGAATTTATCGGTCTCAAGAAACATACTACGAACTTGATTTTCGATATTGAGCCAATCTTGATGTATGTTTTAGGTCATTGCTGGCATTGTGAAAAGGATGGACAGAGGTGCTGCTGACATTGAGAACATTGGTGCCTAATCATAATATTCTAAGCTACTTCCTCAAGCCGGTTTTTGCCAAAATCTCTCTGCGTATACGAACAGGACTTCGTACAGCAGATAGGATCTTGAAGACCAACGTTGTGATTTCAGAGATCCAAGCAGATTATTTATAGTTTCAATTAATTAGCTGGAAGCAATAAATGGTactgaaattttgaatttcatgAGATTTATTTGAGCTTGAaatatttgtggatgattgcaaAAGAGAAGAGAAAACACAATCACACAACTTGTGAAAAGGGTAGATTCAAATCAAAATTCCTGCAATTGCAAACACTATGAACCGATCTCACGAATTCTACATTAGAATAGTCTTAACAATGACATTCAATTTCTTCAAAAAGCAATTCTTCAATTTCTAGCAAACAATATACACTATCTCAAAGATCTGTAAAATCAGTGATCAATCGGTGCAGAGGACGGCGGCCGCAACCGCCGGAGCCGGTCAATCCACTGATCCTCGGGGATCTGGCATGCCCAGTCTGGAGCGCCGCCGCCGAACGAGATCTGACGCATCGCATCCATCACCCTGCCGGTGTTCTCCGCCGTGAGAGGAGCGTTCCGCCGCGCCTCGTCCTCTCTGAAAGCTCGCTCAATCGCCCTCTCAGATTCGGTCGCCTCCTCGACTTCCTTCTCAGCATCGTCATCGCTTCTATCTAGCGAAGATACTCCGTTCTCCACCCAGTCATTTGGTAGTGGATGGAAAGTAGAATTCGGATCTCGATCGGATAGATCTGCGCCGCTGTCGTCTGAGTCTTCGCCGCCGTTATCGACGGAGGAAATAGGCTGGTAGTAGTCGCTTGAATCGTCGGCAGTGGAGTCCGAGTCGCTTCCGCAGATGCCGTTATCCTCGTGCGAATCAGCTGATGCATTCATCGCTGCTCCACAACTAAAACCTCCAGTCCGACGACCTATAAATAATGTTTGCGTAAACAAAAATTTAGGAAAGTTAGTTTTATCTCTCTAATACTCACGTAATACTAACAATCCTTCCAATCTTGTTAactgaataaagtaagaaaaaactaagcaagagaaataaaattgaatagagtAACTACTCATTTGGATTTACTTATAATTTTTACTTCGTATAAACATAGGGACATTTTACTTTTTCATCTGTCGCATAAAAatactttattttcatttgaaagTTCTCCCCAACTTAATACTTATATGCATCGATTTGTTTACCACGTATACCATTAGGATCCAtcattaataataattataatgtgGGTCACACTATTCATTAAAATAGTccattattaataataattataatgtgAGTCACACTATTCACTAAAACTAGTTTAATTAttattctatctctcttactttactaattatacaCTCACTAAAACTATTTAGTTAttattttatctctcttactttactaattatacaCTAATATATGTGTCATTTCAATTGGCAAAATTTAGGGACAATAAATCAATAAGAAGATTAATTTGTATTTCgtcatataaaaaaaaaagttaatttgGCAAACcctattattttctcttatgtTGGCATATATAAAAagtgataaaaataaaacattgaaTGTACCAGCCGGGTCTCTTATTTCAGCATATATAGAAAAAGTGATAAAAATAAACATTGAATGCACCAGCCGGGAATCGAACCCGGGTCTGTACCGTGGCAGGGTACTATTCTACCACTAGACCACTGGTGCCAGTTGTTTTAACATATGGATACTTATACATTAACTCTACTCAAATAAAAAACTGTGAGTACAATAATTCACAGCAATCCGACCTATATAAATACTATAAAGTGTTGTAGTTGTTCTGAAAAATAAATCTGTTGGGTGTATAGAAATGGTGGTCAAGTAGAATTGGTGGTGTGATGGAAGAAGGCTTTAGCAGCTTCATATGTAGACCAGCAAATAGCAGCAGCTGGGGCGTGGAAGAGTATCCTCGGCATCCATCCCCTCATGAGGCCGGCGTACCCATCTTTCCTTACTATTGTTCCACAAACATCTTGGATAGAACCACTCTCGAATCTATCACATCCACATACCCCCTGCCAACATATATAAACACAGGAAACAGTCATTCCCAAGTTTCCATTTTTACTACATGTTTCTGCTTTACATGTTACTCCTACAACTTATGTGCCAACAGCCAAcctaactactccctccgtcccattacaATAGAGGTGTTCCATTTTCAACACacattttggaaaaataataaataaatagttaaattgaGATGACTCTTatttatattactccctctccaactttaactatttattagtataatttttccaaaatgaaatgcctctactacagagggacggagggagtacttctaATCTACAATAGTTATCCCAGTTTCCACTGCAATTTTCTACAACTCTTTATCTGCTACATACATCTTAGACAGGATATTGTGTGCACTTGGGCTCATGACTTGTAGCTCAAAACAGAAAAATACTCTTGCCCTTTGCTACACTACAAAGTTCAAAACTTTTTAACCACTTCAGAAACATACTTAATCATGTAGTCATTTTTCTTTGAAACTATActttgtaatttttgttttcccTACTAATTATGAGTtgatttcaaattataaaaccACTCAGTTTTCATATAATATTTGAATCTACTTTCCACTCTCCAGATGATGATAAAAGctaaatatatagtactagaTTTCCCTTCATTGTAACCCTTTACCATTCTTCCAACCTTCAAAACTTTCATCAATCGTAAAAAATTCAAAGTGCCCTGTTCTTTAGCTAAATAATTCCTACTATATGAATTTTCATAATCTCTCTTTCAACATTCACATATGAAACTCAATTAATTATCAAAAAATATGCATATAGCCTAAATTCACAATAAAAACAGTGAATCTCAAAATACCTGGCATTGCAATTGAGTCTTGACCACATCTAACGGCGTCGTCACGGCGGCAGCCAGAGCCCCCGCCACCGCCCCAGCAGTAGCGTGAACCACAAACTTCTCCTCCCCCGCGCTCTCAGGCGACACATCCATCAACCCTCTCTTCGCCGCTTCATACGTCGCAAAATGCACCGCGGTGAAGGGCGCATTCATCACCACAGTAGTTCTATAAGAGACGAAAAAAGCCCCAATTCCCTCCTCCCTCACCACCCTCCCCACGCAGTCCCAGACGCCGCGGTACGGGCTGCCCCTCAGCTGGAGGCGCTGCTTCACCACATCCATCGGCGTCAGCACCGCGTCGCTGGCCACGGTGGCGCACACCCCTGCCGCGGCGTGCGCGGCCGAGCTGCCGCTAGGGTTTCCGCCGGAGAAGCTCTGCTTGCACGCCTCGTAGACGGAGAAGTAGACGGCGTGCGCGGGGCCGGCGCCGATCCCCATGGCGGCGATGCCGCGGTAGAAGCCGGTGGCGCCGTCGGATTTGAGGATGGATCGGATGGCTTGATTGACGGTGGCGGAATTGAGCGGGCAGGAACTTAGGGCTTGCATCTGCGTTTTGATAGTGTCGACGGGGAACATGGCCATGTGCTCCGCCATGCCGGCGATTGAGCCGGCGATCATGAATTGCCAGAATTTGAGGCCGTCGTGCGGCAGGGCGGAGGTGTCGGCGGCCATTGGCGGTGGAAACAGAGGGAATTGGGGAGAAGGGATTGGGATTTGGCCATATAGAGGAGGAGAGTCGTGATTGAACGAAACTTGGAAGCAGGAGAGGGCAAAGTGGGCATCACCAAGTATGGGGCTGCATAggcgtcaccacggttcgggaactggcggttcacggttcggaaccgccggttccggttcaagaaaatcATGAACCTGAGCCGGCCCGTCCTATGTTCGACGGTTTCGgtcctgaaccgtgaaccggcggttcatctAAACGGGCGGTTCCGGGCTGGATCGGCCGATTCGGCGGTtcaatgttaatttttttttaatattgtaattcaagtaaaaaatgtaaatatacttgcataaataaaattagaataatgcgAATGCGacgtacaaatgcaattttattgatacaaattagaacttcaaaattacaaattgcaacttcaaaattacaacttaaaaactataaattacaaaagactgttgattacaatttacaaattacatattcgaaacaaatgggagaaaaaaagaaataaaggaaaaggacttgagctcaacttaaatttaaaatttaagttgagatgcctacgtatcctcaatgcttaattgtattttgtaatcaaagtccacgtagttctcttaccttgcttacctatttggcttgatcggaggaattggcctactcttcttcgtcggggaagtagtcttggtcgggttgtactacttgattgtccaaatccggttcttggtctctaatttcgacggagcaccaatcatcaagtaacatagtggcttccatgttttgcccggtgatTCTACatcttctgtcgtccaagacgttgcctccaacactaaaggcggactcgacggcgacggtggaagccagaaccgaaaagatctccttggccattgatgcaaggatgggaaaatctttctcgtgtgatccccaccaatctaggacgtcgatttgttggggaacgagacctccttcttcatcattgaatgaaaagtgtgagccAAAACTCACTTGCCGaatttgccgtccttcctccgctgctgtagccgtataggtccgccaattgggattgggcgtcggggtcatcagcttggaagaagccaaatttatgtgtttgacggggggtctaggtctcacttggtgggtactgttgtacTTGGGCTTCATAATCGTGAAAGAgggcccgcaagtcgaactcaaaatttaTTTGGAgggttgggaggtgggggaggtttatttggaatgtttgggctaggtttatatagttgccgccgtcctcgtcattcgattgcaaagctcggagtggttcaagatcaatagaagtcaaattgttataataaaattctaaaatttttaaagtaccaactagtcttcattttggatccaaaacttttgcaagcaagaaaaccgttgggatctcattgaaatacttgatccatttttcaaccatataatataaaacacacattaattcaagattatttgcggaatttttcattgcagttttaaaaccaagtgatatgtacatgcaagttctaaaacacgaaaggatgtgcaataatacacacccgataactcaacggtggcatttctaaaacctttgaataatttaaataaactcatgctttgatcccaacaagaagaggttagatataaatcatctacacggaaagttctataaaaatcaaccaaatattctatatgctctaatatagaatgcaacatatcatatgtagagttccatctagtagtgtgacgccccggaattttaattccttaatttATGATTAAGTCGGATTTCTAGCTCGATTAATTCTCGTTTGGAAGGCGTAGaaattttcgttgtattttTCGACGTTGGGATAATCAAGTATTGTATTAAAAACAATAAGTTGCAAGTAAATGCATTTTAAGATAAAAGTATGAGATATGCTTTTATTAAGATTTCAATGTGGAGATACAATTACATGGAAATATGGAGATGCTAATAAGTACACACTACATCTTTGAAAGGGGCAACATTCAAGCTAATGAGAGCTTGGACAAGAGCTACTCCAAACCTAATACTCTAACAAAGGactaaacttggcatatagACAAATAAGTGAGGTGACAAATCCATTCTCCTCTCTTCCTTGATCTTTTCGATCTTCCCCTCCACCAAGCCCAAAAGTGCAGCCACACACCTGCAAGGAATACACCAAGAAGGGGGTCAATGTTTAGCACACATGAGAAAGGATAGGGAGCACCAACTAAATTTAGAAAGGGAGGAATAGACATTTCATAGCAGCAAGAAAGCTGCAGAATTGGCAATaaggtcagcccaaatggctcCCTTCCCAGCATTTCATCATTTTAGGAGCTAACCCAAGCTAGCCAAAGAAATAGAGATCAACCACAAGCCAAGAAAATGAGAAGTAGGCTTCCCTTCTTTCGAGATTCAGAGAGCAGCCAAGAGAGGGGCTTGTTCTTCCCAAGGATTTCACCAACTTAGTATGTTTTGCATAAACACAAAACTCAAAAGTGAGTCAACCATGCAGCCTAAATTAGAAGTACAATCTCCAAGGAAAGCTGGCACAAAGTGCCAAGGATAAAGACTATATAAACAGCTTCATCTCCCTTCTCCTCCCCACAAATTCGACACCCCAAATTCACTCAAAGTTAAGAAGTGCAGCAAGGAAAGGAGGAGGAGCAAGGAGGAGGCTTTGAGGCAAGGATCAGCCCGATACCGAGAGGAATCACCAAGCAAGGTAATTCCCTCAATACCCCATACCTTTTTGCATCATGATAGCAAGAACTTAGAGGACATAGAAATAGGACCAGCACTCAATTACCGTAGCCTCGGCCGAGAAAGAATGACAAGTAGAACATGCTCACGTATAGTAGTCAAGCATAGCGATGTGTAAGCATTAAAGTAGAGACAACAAAAGCACATTCCAGTGAGCGAAAGCGTCCAAATTGCTCAAACATAATTTGTAATCGAAACTCCGAACTTAACAGAACAAGTTAGGGGAGTGGGGGAGAAGACTTAGCTTAAGAGAAAGGGCTGTCCGGCGACGGCGGAACTCCGGGAACTCCCGCGAGGCAGCTGCAGTCCGCGGCTGAGGAAGGGAGAGGGAGGCGACGCCTCCTCCCCACTGCTGACTTCGCCGAGAGGAAAAGCACTCGCCGAAGGGCGTTCGACGGAAGGAGCAGACGTGAGCCTCCGGTGAGTGTTGTGGCTGCCTCGCGAAGGGGGCAGCGGCGAACGACGAGAGGACGGCAGAGATCGCCGGTCGCCGGAGATGGAAGAGTAGGCGTTGCTGCTTCCTTGTTCAATTAAATTCTCAAATTGGGAAATTAAGGAAAGTGAATTGGTGGAGCTTATTGAGGAGGTCACGATtgaaaagaaggaaaaaggggAACATGTTTTGGGCCAACTTTAATTAATTGGGCCGATGGAGTTgttgaaagaaataaaaaggaatCTTAGCTAGTTGGGCTTATGGATGAACTAATTAAAGAAGCCTACAAATTATTAGTTGAGAGCGAGAATTTGAGATTGGAATTTTAGTTGTTCTTggaaatttatattattttggaaaaggaattaatttaaggaattaagcttggagcttaattaaattaatctctGAATAAATTATCCCAAAGACGTGAAAGGTTAAGCGGAGACGCGGATgagccgaccggcgtcgcctgcgacgccatgggcggccttaagaaaaatttgaagaagaaggaatttaaggagagattttaagaatccatattttattaagagaaatagaatttctccaagaaaagtaaagagaataattaAGTGTTGCAGAGCAGTAAAGCCGAGttaggatttaagaaaaatccaatgagccgagactaagagataggatgcatgcattcttttctcagaaaaaaaaatagttcgaGTAATAATTAGCGTTTACGCTATTTGTTTCTAAAGGAATTTGTTCAAGGGGGCAAGAGAGGCCGAACGAGGAATTGTTAATTGGAGAAAAGCATaacaggtgggctttcttttaatatccagcactatagtgtggatataaagcaaatgttttgaagttatgaaatatcttTTCTGGAAAATGAAGATGTGATCATctcttttaaagttgttgtcataccataaaatatttgttttgataccTGTCTGTGAGGGCTATATGCCGGGAGTTTGGCGATGCCAACAAAATTGATAACGAATTCGAGTCTGAGAGTGGGTAGAATCCCAACACAGACTTATACGCGCGagcgctgtgagccatcctagagagaggttggccggcgagggtgttcgttgaaggtggccaccttcaacggCACATTTGATACTCAGACAGGGAGGGAATAccaagaacttagactgatcagtcggacttttaagatcacaaaagaatctagtatgctcgggcctttttaagaaaaaccccgtgtgatactgttgatgggTGACAacttatatatgtatgttttgtttttggcacgtgtccactgagtactcctgtactcagccctgcatgtatttataaatgtgcaggttgaacgtcaagatgAAGGAGAATTGATCGGAGTTGATGCTATTAAATAAGCTTGTGGATTTCTCggcgattcgtgtcttcatacacgaagtcgtttagtagGGACCTCTTTCCGCTGCATTTATTTTGTTAAGTGAGAAGCTTATTGTCTCACcttcgaactctgatttagttgatatgatgaatgatcCTATTTTGAGATCTTGTAATCGAATACTTGCCTTCTAATTTGTGGTATCAATCTATTGGCCTTTCGGCAAGTCCCTTGAGCTCTTTCCCCATTTCGTTAATTCTGTCTATTAGTCACGGATTTCCCGCTTTTGCTATCATtagcaaagtgcggtcgtgacaagtagacacgtctaaagtaaaagttgtgtaccttattttcttcgaatgACGATACTTCTtcctaggggtgtgcattcgggtttcggttcggttttttgtcaaaaccgaaccaaaaccgaaaaaccgaatttagttcaaaatccaaaccgaaccgaacccgaaaaaccgcaaaaccgaaaccgaaaaaccgaaaaccgaacttaaaaaactgaaaaacccgaacaaaaccgaaaaaaaccgaaaaacccgaaaaaataaatataatattaatatatatatatatgtgtgtaatttattttattttatatatactaatagaatatttatatataatataaaattaataatacatataatatatataatatagtagaatttattaaaataatatactatatattatatataatataatatattaaattaatagaatatatatataattcggttattcggttttttggtttttttcttcgcccgaaccgaaccgaaccgaaccgagaaaccgaaatttttgtattttcaaaaccgaaccgaaccgaaaaaccgaaataaccgaaccgaatttcaaaatttcggtttggttcggttcggatattcggtttccggtttttttgctcacccctacttcttccacgccttgccaatttgaggcttccagtggatcaaagATACAGCtgttgtaataggttgaatatgtctttgccataaagacaaagcatcttgtacacataaatttaaaatatgacaaatacatcgttggtgaaaatacttaccacttatcaccggggagcaagccgcaattaaatcgggtatacttgcagtgttagcggttgagttatcaaaaccaaccgaaaatatttttttgcataaatcataatcaatcaaaacttgaataattaaagatacaattgcttgtgcggtgtgcggtgaaggaaattgtctaaaaccaattaatcgtttatttaaagaccaactattatctataaaatgacatgaaattcccttGTAAGAATTTCTTTGGAAaaaatccgtccacacatcagagcaaatattaactttgtgccctaagttggatagaaattttccaacttctctttttttataaaaaaactaccggttgttagatctttgagcagttgagggtggaattctttttgtagcaacattaaaagcggtttgcatagtaacttcatattttttgtcattaaaaaaattaaacggcaaatgtttcattgccgcccatcttaccatagcatcggtaacatttttgggatcatatttaaatagaggcgtacctgtttgagacgatgagccggcagggaagtttatttggctttgggacttagtatgcccatattccacggggtgttttgtcttcaaatggcgatggagagtaccatatcccccaccgattccaaatggatagactttctcgcaatagttgcaatatgctttgaactcatttgtctccacggtagtggtcagatcattaggatttgaaattaccaccggtaccttcttgtaatgtttggtgaaaatatcggatttcaactttggaggcatcttcttcttt
This sequence is a window from Salvia splendens isolate huo1 chromosome 14, SspV2, whole genome shotgun sequence. Protein-coding genes within it:
- the LOC121764331 gene encoding uncharacterized protein LOC121764331, whose product is MNASADSHEDNGICGSDSDSTADDSSDYYQPISSVDNGGEDSDDSGADLSDRDPNSTFHPLPNDWVENGVSSLDRSDDDAEKEVEEATESERAIERAFREDEARRNAPLTAENTGRVMDAMRQISFGGGAPDWACQIPEDQWIDRLRRLRPPSSAPIDH
- the LOC121763497 gene encoding mitoferrin-like gives rise to the protein MAADTSALPHDGLKFWQFMIAGSIAGMAEHMAMFPVDTIKTQMQALSSCPLNSATVNQAIRSILKSDGATGFYRGIAAMGIGAGPAHAVYFSVYEACKQSFSGGNPSGSSAAHAAAGVCATVASDAVLTPMDVVKQRLQLRGSPYRGVWDCVGRVVREEGIGAFFVSYRTTVVMNAPFTAVHFATYEAAKRGLMDVSPESAGEEKFVVHATAGAVAGALAAAVTTPLDVVKTQLQCQGVCGCDRFESGSIQDVCGTIVRKDGYAGLMRGWMPRILFHAPAAAICWSTYEAAKAFFHHTTNST